One window from the genome of bacterium encodes:
- a CDS encoding MFS transporter, producing MTTSESLAGRTLLGFRMGYWMLCVIEMFERLAYFTVRSVVAVYIMQADDPGGLHFTAADKGTIFAWWFVFQSILPMFTGGYADRYGYKKTIFFSVTMNIIGFVTMAYMRSFWGFFGGVMILATGTAFFKPGLQGSLAQNLDKSNSSVGWGIFYWIVNVGAFIAHPLAGVLQVGIGWKAVFLGAAAFTACNYIMLFTFKDFDSKADKTEGPLHVFLRTIKNIFEPRLLAWLGIMSCFWLMMYQLWDLHPNFLTDWVDSSGVATILPDFMSHSTDRGIQVLQQNMLALNSLLIVICMIPVSWLVRRLRTLEAMVIGMLIATGGILVAGLTGNGWVFLFGVVFFSAGEMLTGPKKNEYLGLIAPEGKKGLYLGYVNIPVGVGGFLGSKLAGYLYGHFGEKAVLAQKYILEHTPLGQGKQWNGDPESLSTLLGVERTAAFAKLQELTSLDAHQATQLLWDTYSPQYAVWFPFAIVGVIAVVALVIFSQRAKRWADMNA from the coding sequence ATGACGACATCTGAATCTCTCGCGGGCCGCACTCTGCTTGGATTTCGTATGGGCTACTGGATGCTCTGTGTCATTGAGATGTTTGAGCGTCTCGCCTACTTCACAGTACGCAGCGTTGTGGCGGTCTACATCATGCAGGCCGATGATCCAGGCGGTCTGCATTTCACCGCTGCCGACAAAGGCACTATCTTCGCGTGGTGGTTTGTCTTCCAGTCCATTCTGCCGATGTTCACAGGCGGATACGCGGACCGCTACGGTTACAAGAAAACGATTTTCTTCTCCGTGACCATGAATATCATCGGCTTCGTCACGATGGCCTACATGCGAAGCTTCTGGGGCTTCTTTGGCGGAGTCATGATTCTGGCAACCGGCACGGCCTTCTTCAAGCCCGGCCTGCAAGGCTCCCTCGCACAGAATCTCGACAAGTCGAATTCGTCCGTCGGCTGGGGAATCTTCTACTGGATTGTCAACGTCGGCGCTTTCATCGCCCATCCCCTCGCAGGTGTCCTGCAGGTCGGGATTGGCTGGAAGGCGGTATTCCTTGGCGCTGCGGCGTTTACCGCCTGTAACTACATCATGCTCTTCACGTTCAAGGACTTCGATTCCAAGGCGGACAAGACCGAAGGCCCCCTGCACGTCTTCCTCCGCACGATCAAGAATATCTTTGAACCAAGGCTCCTCGCGTGGCTGGGCATCATGTCCTGCTTCTGGCTGATGATGTATCAGCTCTGGGATTTGCACCCTAACTTCCTGACCGACTGGGTAGATAGCTCGGGAGTGGCCACTATCTTGCCTGATTTCATGTCACATTCCACCGATCGAGGCATACAGGTTCTCCAGCAGAACATGCTTGCGCTGAATTCACTTCTCATCGTCATCTGCATGATTCCCGTCTCGTGGCTGGTGCGGCGCCTGCGCACCCTCGAGGCGATGGTGATCGGCATGCTGATCGCCACAGGTGGTATCTTGGTAGCCGGTCTGACGGGCAACGGCTGGGTCTTTCTGTTCGGCGTGGTCTTCTTCAGCGCGGGCGAGATGCTCACAGGTCCCAAGAAGAACGAATACCTCGGTCTAATCGCGCCGGAAGGGAAGAAGGGACTCTACCTCGGATATGTGAACATCCCGGTCGGTGTTGGCGGATTCCTGGGATCCAAGCTCGCGGGATATCTCTACGGACACTTCGGCGAAAAGGCCGTCCTCGCGCAAAAGTACATTCTCGAGCACACTCCGTTGGGGCAAGGGAAGCAGTGGAACGGCGACCCAGAGTCGCTCTCCACGCTGCTCGGCGTCGAGCGCACCGCCGCCTTTGCCAAATTGCAGGAGCTGACCAGTCTGGATGCACATCAGGCGACGCAGCTGCTGTGGGACACCTACTCGCCGCAGTATGCGGTCTGGTTTCCCTTTGCCATTGTCGGAGTGATCGCCGTTGTGGCCTTAGTCATCTTCTCGCAGAGGGCAAAACGCTGGGCCGACATGAACGCCTGA